Proteins from a single region of Candidatus Hydrogenedentota bacterium:
- a CDS encoding methyltransferase domain-containing protein — translation MEEMNRRIEAFFDNLAPTWDEAVASRFADRLAAMVDALGIAAGESVLDVGAGTGILARQLVGRVAPNGQVVAVDLSRAMLREGKSLRPDAPVAWIQADVLDSPFARGVFDWVICYSVFPHFLDQQHAVTELAGLLKPRGKLAVLHSQSREAINEHHEKVGDVVGGHTLPGDAGMTILFRNAGLELLRLENREDGFVALAQFRGHNT, via the coding sequence ATGGAGGAGATGAACCGGCGCATCGAGGCCTTTTTCGACAACCTCGCTCCCACATGGGACGAAGCGGTCGCCTCGCGCTTCGCGGACCGGCTCGCGGCGATGGTCGACGCGCTGGGTATCGCGGCCGGCGAGTCGGTGCTCGATGTCGGGGCCGGTACCGGCATCCTCGCAAGGCAATTGGTGGGCCGCGTCGCCCCGAATGGCCAGGTAGTGGCGGTCGACCTGTCCCGCGCCATGTTGCGGGAGGGGAAATCTCTCCGCCCGGACGCACCCGTCGCCTGGATACAGGCTGACGTTCTCGACTCCCCCTTCGCCCGGGGCGTTTTCGACTGGGTCATCTGCTACAGCGTGTTTCCCCACTTTCTCGACCAGCAACATGCCGTGACCGAGCTGGCCGGCCTGCTCAAACCGCGCGGCAAACTCGCTGTGCTCCATTCCCAAAGCCGCGAAGCCATCAACGAACACCACGAAAAAGTCGGCGACGTCGTGGGCGGCCACACCCTCCCCGGCGACGCAGGCATGACCATCCTGTTCCGCAACGCCGGCCTCGAACTCCTCCGCCTCGAAAACAGAGAGGACGGTTTTGTTGCTCTCGCGCAATTTCGGGGACACAATACTTAA
- a CDS encoding transposase: MARIARVVVPGMPHHVTQRGNRRMATFFREDDYRVYLRHIKTWCGVHRVEIQAYCLMPNHVHLIAIPETSDGLGRAIGETHRRYTCHINEREGWRGYLWQGRFASFVMDEDHYLTAMRYVELNPVRAGLAATPGEWPWSSARAHLTGDPDPLLGNVNDTIDYVGDWQRYLALDIEEEELLRLRQHARTGRPLGSATFVHDLERRLGRFLGKRKTGPRFRGHNT, translated from the coding sequence ATGGCACGCATTGCGCGAGTGGTGGTTCCGGGGATGCCGCATCACGTTACCCAGCGCGGCAACCGGCGTATGGCCACATTCTTTCGAGAAGATGACTATCGTGTCTACCTCAGACACATCAAGACGTGGTGCGGAGTGCACCGAGTGGAAATCCAGGCATACTGCCTCATGCCCAACCATGTTCATTTGATTGCCATCCCCGAGACTTCCGACGGGTTGGGCCGGGCCATCGGCGAAACCCATCGCCGCTACACCTGCCACATCAACGAGCGTGAAGGCTGGCGCGGCTACCTCTGGCAAGGCCGCTTTGCCTCCTTCGTTATGGATGAAGATCATTACTTGACCGCCATGCGCTATGTTGAATTGAATCCTGTGCGTGCGGGATTGGCAGCCACCCCCGGGGAATGGCCTTGGAGCAGCGCACGCGCTCATCTCACGGGGGATCCCGATCCACTTCTCGGAAATGTCAACGACACGATCGACTATGTCGGCGATTGGCAACGGTATCTTGCCCTCGACATCGAAGAAGAGGAGCTACTGCGTCTTCGCCAACACGCCCGTACGGGTCGGCCGCTCGGCAGTGCCACATTCGTCCACGATCTTGAACGACGTCTCGGCCGCTTCCTCGGAAAACGCAAGACCGGTCCTCGATTTCGGGGACACAATACTTAA
- a CDS encoding M23 family metallopeptidase has translation MDRTAHRMRVRWLASPIKALAVLVLAAGITACATRAPDARRPCPVPCIWPTPSAARTVTSTFGEPRSAGGGRTRPHQGIDISAPKGCPVYATADGVVCCSGRDRGGYGKYVVMRHSQGYSTLYGHLSEIKVKEGARVKAGQILGQTGKTGHASGCHLHYEVRRDDRPIDPTPFL, from the coding sequence ATGGACCGGACGGCGCACAGGATGCGTGTACGCTGGCTCGCCAGCCCCATCAAGGCCTTGGCGGTCCTCGTCCTCGCGGCAGGGATTACCGCGTGCGCTACCCGCGCGCCGGACGCCCGGAGGCCCTGCCCCGTGCCCTGCATCTGGCCGACACCGTCCGCCGCCCGGACAGTGACCTCGACGTTTGGTGAACCGCGCTCGGCTGGCGGCGGGCGCACCCGCCCCCATCAGGGTATCGACATCAGCGCGCCGAAGGGGTGTCCGGTATACGCTACGGCCGACGGAGTCGTATGCTGCTCCGGGCGCGACCGCGGGGGATACGGGAAATACGTGGTCATGCGCCATTCCCAGGGTTACAGCACTCTCTACGGGCACCTCTCGGAAATCAAGGTCAAAGAAGGCGCCAGGGTGAAGGCTGGGCAGATCCTTGGCCAAACCGGCAAGACCGGCCATGCAAGCGGCTGCCATCTACATTATGAGGTGCGCCGAGACGACCGCCCCATCGACCCAACGCCCTTTCTGTGA
- a CDS encoding Gfo/Idh/MocA family oxidoreductase, whose product MRFLIIGCGSMGKRRAHCLRAMGHTCIAAYDPREERRTAIADQSGAEVFGDADSAFAAGADFALLCVPPHIHKGYLLRCIDAGIPLFCESPMVLTLEDADEVIARANGAGVFIAPSCTYLHNAIHRKAKAFIDEKPYGRLLGYLSHAGQHVADWHPYEDYRGFYASQRSQGGMCIDMLPHEFQMLTWFAGEVDALACMARRRSDDIETDEGALDTYDVLLDMRSNVSAIVHHDMLQRPPVVLRKLVFESGVVEYDWRSFRHARHAGPAFTGKPAWEADALEGYDFERMYIDELQHAFDALAEETAYLMPLERERRMLELVLACEKSSREGVHVTW is encoded by the coding sequence GTGCGATTCTTGATCATAGGCTGTGGCTCGATGGGCAAGCGGCGCGCGCATTGTCTGCGCGCGATGGGCCACACGTGCATCGCGGCCTACGACCCGCGCGAGGAACGCCGGACAGCTATCGCGGACCAGTCGGGCGCGGAGGTTTTTGGCGACGCGGATAGCGCCTTCGCGGCGGGGGCCGATTTCGCGCTTCTCTGCGTCCCGCCGCACATCCACAAGGGATACCTGCTTCGGTGCATCGATGCGGGCATCCCGCTGTTTTGCGAGTCGCCGATGGTATTGACGCTCGAGGACGCCGACGAGGTCATTGCGCGCGCAAACGGTGCCGGGGTGTTCATCGCGCCGAGTTGCACGTACCTGCATAACGCGATTCACCGTAAGGCGAAGGCGTTCATCGACGAGAAGCCCTACGGCCGCTTGCTGGGGTACTTGTCGCATGCCGGACAACACGTGGCGGACTGGCATCCCTACGAGGACTACCGCGGGTTTTACGCGTCCCAGCGGTCCCAGGGCGGGATGTGCATCGACATGCTGCCCCATGAGTTTCAGATGCTGACCTGGTTCGCGGGCGAGGTTGACGCGTTGGCGTGCATGGCGCGGCGGCGCAGCGACGACATCGAGACCGACGAGGGCGCGCTCGACACGTACGATGTGCTGCTCGACATGCGGAGCAACGTGTCGGCCATCGTGCATCACGACATGCTGCAGCGTCCTCCGGTGGTATTGAGAAAGCTGGTGTTCGAGTCGGGCGTGGTGGAGTATGATTGGCGCAGTTTCCGCCACGCGAGACACGCCGGGCCGGCCTTTACCGGGAAACCGGCGTGGGAGGCGGACGCTCTCGAAGGATACGACTTCGAGCGCATGTATATCGACGAGTTGCAGCATGCCTTCGATGCTCTTGCGGAAGAAACCGCGTATCTGATGCCTCTGGAACGCGAGCGGCGCATGCTCGAGTTGGTGCTGGCCTGCGAGAAGAGTTCCCGGGAAGGTGTGCATGTAACCTGGTAG
- a CDS encoding dihydrodipicolinate synthase family protein, whose amino-acid sequence MSKPQFVIRGILPALMTPFKDGGVDEKMLKKLVRFQLDQGCHGFFVNGSTGDGFLMTREERRRVVEVVVSEVAGQAKVIAHVGAVSSDEAAAMAVDARKAGADAVASVPPIYYPVELEGFELHMRTIGVAADMPTYCYYIPALTGHALGGDQFVEVTQRIPNLVGFKYTHSDMFLLWWILDALGDRISVFNGSDQMLLQGLITGACGGIGSTYNYQTRTIVDIYEAMQAGDLDKAREAQWRANQVVQVLFRFKAGGVATERAILKLMGYDVGAPRPPKVPFPDDELPALRKALEGVGFLQ is encoded by the coding sequence GTGTCGAAGCCGCAATTTGTCATTCGGGGGATTCTCCCCGCGTTGATGACGCCATTCAAGGATGGCGGGGTTGATGAGAAGATGTTGAAGAAGCTCGTTCGTTTTCAACTTGACCAGGGGTGTCACGGGTTCTTTGTGAACGGCAGCACCGGCGACGGCTTTCTCATGACTCGGGAAGAACGCAGGCGCGTGGTCGAGGTCGTGGTCAGCGAGGTGGCCGGTCAGGCCAAGGTTATCGCTCATGTTGGGGCGGTTTCGAGCGACGAGGCCGCGGCGATGGCCGTGGATGCCCGGAAGGCCGGCGCTGACGCGGTGGCCAGCGTGCCGCCGATCTACTACCCCGTCGAGCTCGAAGGATTCGAGCTGCACATGCGGACCATTGGCGTGGCCGCCGATATGCCCACCTACTGCTACTACATCCCGGCGCTGACGGGCCATGCGCTTGGCGGCGACCAGTTTGTCGAAGTAACCCAGCGCATTCCCAACCTCGTGGGCTTCAAATACACCCATAGCGATATGTTCCTGCTGTGGTGGATCCTGGATGCGCTCGGCGACCGGATATCGGTCTTCAACGGCAGCGATCAGATGCTGTTGCAGGGCCTGATCACGGGCGCGTGCGGCGGGATCGGCTCGACGTACAACTACCAGACCCGCACCATCGTTGACATTTACGAAGCGATGCAGGCGGGCGACCTCGACAAGGCGCGCGAGGCCCAATGGCGCGCCAACCAGGTTGTCCAGGTGCTGTTCCGTTTCAAGGCCGGGGGCGTAGCCACCGAGCGGGCTATCTTGAAACTTATGGGCTACGACGTCGGCGCGCCGCGTCCGCCCAAGGTGCCGTTTCCGGACGATGAACTGCCCGCGCTTCGCAAAGCACTGGAGGGAGTCGGGTTTCTGCAATAG
- a CDS encoding NAD(P)H-dependent oxidoreductase, producing MNALVILGHPRPGSFNHAIAATVVETLHANGYDVVFHDLCAEGFEPLLPSGELPEDGAVDPVVRQQCAELVAADVFVVVHPNWWGQPPAIVKGWIDRVIRPGVAYRFLEGDSGGGVPEGLLHTEIALVFNTSNTARERELHVFGDPLERLWRDCILEFCGVKRVHRRMFETIVTSTPAQRRGWLDEVRDTLNRFCPKNLL from the coding sequence ATGAACGCGCTGGTCATATTGGGACATCCGCGCCCGGGAAGTTTCAATCACGCCATCGCGGCAACCGTCGTGGAAACCCTGCATGCCAACGGATACGACGTGGTCTTTCACGACTTGTGCGCTGAAGGGTTCGAGCCGCTGTTGCCCAGCGGCGAGCTCCCCGAAGACGGCGCCGTGGACCCCGTTGTGCGGCAACAGTGCGCCGAACTGGTTGCGGCCGATGTGTTTGTGGTGGTGCACCCGAACTGGTGGGGCCAGCCGCCCGCGATCGTAAAGGGGTGGATCGACCGGGTCATCCGGCCGGGGGTTGCCTACCGCTTCCTGGAGGGCGACAGCGGCGGCGGCGTGCCCGAAGGGCTGCTCCATACCGAAATCGCCCTCGTATTCAACACCTCCAACACGGCCCGCGAACGCGAACTGCACGTGTTTGGCGATCCTCTCGAACGGTTGTGGCGGGACTGCATCCTCGAATTCTGCGGGGTGAAACGGGTTCACCGCAGGATGTTTGAGACCATCGTCACCAGCACGCCCGCACAACGCCGCGGCTGGCTTGACGAAGTGCGCGATACCCTCAACCGCTTTTGCCCCAAGAACCTTCTGTAA
- a CDS encoding NUDIX hydrolase, whose amino-acid sequence MNYEIQPLAWNYCPTCGRKLAVADDGERVRPHCLACNRFFYDNPVPAACCFIAKGNALLFARRAVEPCMGQWSLPGGFVEIGETAEEAVLRELEEETSIRGRNPRLIGASTQPSKLNGAVIVMGYVIDDWEGEPAARSDVTEARFFPFAERPSLPFQAHRDLLAVYDAIKRK is encoded by the coding sequence ATGAATTATGAAATCCAGCCGCTGGCGTGGAATTATTGCCCCACCTGTGGACGCAAGTTGGCCGTGGCGGACGACGGCGAGCGCGTGCGCCCGCATTGCCTTGCCTGCAACCGGTTTTTCTACGACAACCCTGTCCCGGCCGCGTGCTGTTTTATCGCGAAAGGCAACGCCCTTCTGTTTGCGCGCCGCGCCGTCGAGCCCTGTATGGGACAATGGTCGCTGCCGGGCGGTTTCGTCGAGATTGGAGAAACCGCTGAAGAAGCCGTCCTGCGCGAACTCGAGGAAGAAACCTCCATCCGGGGGAGGAATCCCCGGCTGATAGGGGCCAGCACTCAGCCCAGCAAGCTCAACGGCGCGGTAATCGTCATGGGATACGTTATCGATGATTGGGAAGGCGAGCCAGCCGCCCGGTCGGATGTCACGGAAGCGCGGTTCTTCCCGTTCGCCGAGCGCCCATCCCTGCCTTTTCAGGCCCACCGCGACCTGCTCGCCGTTTACGACGCCATCAAACGGAAATAG
- a CDS encoding dodecin family protein, whose translation MGVAKVIEIISSSPESFEDAIENGIQRATATVDQVQGAWVKEQKVVVEKGKIVEYRVDLKVTFLLNE comes from the coding sequence ATGGGAGTCGCAAAAGTCATCGAGATCATTTCATCGTCGCCGGAAAGTTTTGAAGACGCCATCGAAAACGGCATTCAACGCGCCACAGCAACCGTCGACCAGGTCCAAGGCGCGTGGGTGAAGGAACAAAAGGTGGTCGTGGAAAAGGGCAAGATAGTCGAGTACCGGGTGGACCTGAAAGTAACGTTTCTGCTCAACGAATAG
- the amrS gene encoding AmmeMemoRadiSam system radical SAM enzyme, producing MQEARLYEKRRNNQVKCHLCAHGCLIDDGGRGVCHVRENRGGTLYSLVYGQVLAENRDPIEKKPLYHVAPGTLSYSIATAGCNFRCAWCQNSDISAMPRERHIIRGSETPPELIVARAFESRCRSIAYTYTEPTIFFEYAYDVAALAKKKGLLNVLVTNGFMSAEMLETLHPLADAANVDLKSFNDDTYREQVGGRLQPVLDSMKRMKDYGIWVEVTTLVIPQLNDSDEELREIAQFIARDLGCETPWHISRFFPAYKMTRCEPTPPATLERARCIGEAEGLRYVYLGNLGREGQDTRCHTCGAVVIERRGLGYTVTHAGDGACPACHTPVAGIYMGSA from the coding sequence GTGCAAGAAGCCAGACTCTACGAGAAACGCCGGAACAATCAGGTTAAATGCCATCTGTGCGCCCATGGCTGCCTGATAGACGACGGGGGCCGCGGCGTGTGCCATGTCCGGGAAAACCGGGGCGGCACGCTGTACTCGCTCGTTTACGGCCAGGTGCTTGCCGAGAACCGTGATCCGATTGAGAAGAAACCCTTGTATCACGTCGCCCCGGGCACGCTCTCGTATTCGATTGCGACGGCGGGATGCAACTTTCGTTGCGCATGGTGCCAGAATTCGGACATCTCCGCCATGCCCCGCGAGCGCCATATCATTCGCGGCAGCGAGACGCCTCCCGAGCTGATTGTGGCTCGCGCATTTGAATCGCGCTGCCGCAGCATCGCGTACACCTACACCGAACCCACCATCTTCTTTGAATATGCCTATGACGTGGCCGCGCTGGCCAAGAAGAAGGGTCTGCTGAATGTTCTGGTGACGAACGGCTTCATGAGCGCCGAGATGCTCGAGACGCTTCATCCGCTGGCCGACGCGGCGAACGTCGACCTCAAGAGCTTCAATGACGACACGTACCGCGAGCAGGTGGGGGGACGGTTGCAGCCCGTTCTCGACAGCATGAAGCGCATGAAAGATTACGGCATCTGGGTCGAGGTCACTACGCTCGTCATCCCCCAGCTGAACGATAGCGACGAGGAACTGCGCGAGATCGCGCAGTTCATTGCCCGTGACCTGGGATGCGAGACGCCTTGGCATATCAGCCGGTTCTTTCCAGCTTACAAGATGACGCGGTGCGAGCCTACGCCGCCAGCCACCCTCGAACGCGCCCGCTGCATCGGGGAAGCGGAGGGTCTCCGCTACGTATATCTCGGCAACCTCGGGAGGGAGGGCCAAGACACGCGATGCCACACCTGCGGAGCGGTCGTCATCGAAAGAAGAGGGCTGGGATATACGGTCACCCATGCCGGGGACGGCGCATGTCCGGCGTGCCATACTCCGGTGGCCGGCATTTACATGGGCAGCGCCTAG
- the thrS gene encoding threonine--tRNA ligase — MICVNLPDGSQKELEDGQNALDLAKSIGSRLAKAAVGAEINGELKSLTTPLSNGDTVAILTFDTEGGKDVFRHSASHVMASAILRVRPKARLTIGPPIEDGFYYDIDAEPPLTEEDFPSIEKEMQNIVDADQPFERGVWSKNEALAYYEKIGNPYKVELINDLEDGQITYYRHDDFVDLCRGPHLPSTGKIKAFKLLSVAGAYWRGDERRPMLQRIYGTAFPTQKELDEHLRLLAEAEKRDHRKLGKQLDLFSFHTEGPGFPFFHAKGMIVLNQLMEFWREEHRKRHYGEVRTPIILERKLWEQSGHWDHYKENMYFTQIDERDFAVKPMNCPGGMLIYKTNLRSYRELPLRLAEVGTVHRHEKSGVLHGLFRVRVFTQDDAHIFMTPEQIQGEVIGIIDFVHAVYSVFGLEYAVELSTRPEKSIGTAEMWDRATDALRNALDTKGIAYKLNEGDGAFYGPKIDFHVRDCLKRSWQCATIQLDFAMPEKFDLEYVGPDGETHRPVVIHRVIYGAIERFLAVLIEHFGGAFPTWLAPVQCVVIPISDAQNEYACQVRDRLFEAGLRAEADLSDDTMKYKIRAAQTQQVPYMLVVGERERESGAVAVRHRRKGDIGIMARDAFIKLIQEEIAKKTLDASAEIR; from the coding sequence ATGATATGCGTGAATCTTCCCGATGGGTCACAAAAGGAACTCGAGGACGGGCAGAACGCCCTGGACCTCGCCAAGAGCATCGGCTCCCGGCTTGCCAAAGCCGCCGTGGGCGCCGAGATCAACGGCGAACTGAAGAGCCTCACTACGCCCCTGTCCAACGGCGATACCGTTGCTATCCTCACGTTCGATACCGAGGGCGGCAAAGACGTGTTCCGGCACAGCGCGTCCCACGTCATGGCTTCGGCGATTCTCCGGGTGCGTCCAAAGGCCAGACTGACCATCGGCCCGCCCATCGAGGACGGGTTCTACTACGATATCGACGCCGAGCCGCCGCTGACCGAAGAAGACTTCCCCTCCATCGAAAAAGAAATGCAGAACATCGTCGATGCCGACCAACCGTTCGAGCGCGGCGTGTGGAGCAAGAACGAGGCGCTCGCGTATTACGAGAAGATCGGCAACCCCTACAAAGTCGAGCTTATCAACGATCTCGAAGACGGGCAGATCACGTACTACAGACATGACGACTTCGTTGATCTGTGCCGGGGCCCGCACCTGCCGTCCACAGGCAAGATCAAAGCCTTCAAGCTGCTCAGCGTGGCCGGCGCCTACTGGCGGGGCGATGAGCGGCGGCCCATGCTCCAGCGTATCTACGGCACCGCCTTCCCAACGCAGAAGGAGCTCGACGAACACCTCAGACTCCTCGCCGAAGCCGAGAAGCGCGACCACCGCAAACTCGGAAAACAGCTCGACCTGTTCAGTTTTCATACCGAGGGGCCGGGATTTCCGTTCTTCCACGCCAAGGGCATGATCGTCCTGAACCAGCTGATGGAGTTCTGGCGCGAGGAACATCGCAAGCGCCATTACGGCGAGGTGCGCACCCCCATCATTCTCGAACGGAAACTTTGGGAACAGTCCGGCCACTGGGACCATTACAAAGAAAACATGTATTTCACCCAGATCGACGAACGGGATTTCGCCGTAAAGCCCATGAACTGCCCCGGCGGCATGCTGATCTACAAGACAAACCTGCGCAGCTACCGCGAGCTGCCGCTGCGGCTGGCCGAGGTGGGAACGGTACACCGCCACGAGAAATCCGGCGTGTTGCACGGCCTCTTTCGTGTACGCGTCTTCACGCAAGACGATGCCCACATCTTCATGACCCCGGAACAGATTCAGGGCGAAGTCATCGGCATCATCGACTTTGTGCACGCGGTGTACTCGGTCTTCGGACTCGAGTACGCGGTCGAACTGAGCACGCGTCCCGAGAAATCCATCGGGACCGCGGAGATGTGGGACCGCGCCACAGATGCCCTGCGCAACGCGCTCGACACCAAAGGCATCGCTTACAAGCTCAACGAGGGCGACGGGGCGTTCTACGGTCCCAAGATCGACTTCCATGTGCGCGATTGCCTGAAACGAAGTTGGCAATGCGCAACCATCCAGCTCGATTTCGCCATGCCGGAGAAGTTCGACCTCGAGTACGTGGGGCCCGACGGCGAAACACACCGGCCCGTGGTTATTCACCGCGTCATCTACGGCGCCATCGAGCGGTTTCTTGCCGTGTTGATCGAGCATTTCGGCGGAGCGTTTCCGACCTGGCTGGCGCCAGTCCAGTGCGTCGTCATCCCTATTTCCGATGCCCAAAACGAGTATGCCTGCCAGGTGCGGGACCGGCTCTTTGAAGCGGGCTTGCGCGCCGAAGCCGACCTGAGTGATGATACAATGAAGTACAAGATCCGCGCTGCCCAGACCCAGCAGGTGCCCTACATGCTCGTCGTGGGCGAGCGCGAGCGCGAATCGGGCGCGGTGGCCGTGCGCCACCGCCGAAAGGGCGATATCGGCATCATGGCCCGGGATGCGTTCATCAAACTCATCCAGGAAGAGATCGCGAAGAAGACGTTGGACGCATCCGCCGAAATCAGATAG